AAGGAAGATAGTCACAGTCAATTACTGAATCTGAGTTACATTTATTCCTACCCTCAGAATATAGGAACCACCCTAAATTTCCACAGAAAATCTGCCACATCCTTTCCTGTCCAGAAGAGGACAACATGGACTTGGTATTTGAGAGGAAAGCAGACTTCCATTACAGAAACTGTCTATGGAGTAATGTGCAACAGGCTTTGACTCTTCTCATGTATCCTTCACAACTTTACAAAATTATCTGTGGATGGCATTCTCTAAATTTGTTGGACAATCCAGCTCTTTACCCAAGTAAAATgtgagaaaggaagggaaaaaagcaccCTCTCCTTTTTAAGTACTTTGCTGGACTTGgagcttctgctgtgctggattAGGAGTGAGAAAAAGGTGAGCAGCATAGAGCAAAGTTCACAGCATACATACCCTGTCCAGTCACAAAGCACTAATTTAGCCATATTTTCAATGTCAGGAACACCTCCCTTTTTTAGCATGCCCCTCTTCTGAGCCAGTAAAGATAAAAACTCTTCAGGGTCCCTGAAATCAGGGATATTATAGTGCATCATTACCTAGGGTAAAAGGAAATGGCACATTTAGAAACAGATGCCCACCTTTCTCATAGTTTTAGGAATAAAAGAGCAAATGAAGTTAGATAACAGTGAGGACAGAGTAAgtgaaaagctgtttttcctcTCACACGTGGGAGTGAACATTACAAAGCAAAATGCCTACTTCATCAACAAACTCATCTGCCATTCACCCAGACTCGTGGGTGTACAGAGACAGCACACTGGTCTGTGACAACACTTCTCACAGCACTGAAAGTAATTAGGCTTAGGTTAATTTGCTTGAAACTGGAGTGAAATCAGAGTTGGATCTGAGGTCTTCACTGTAACCATAGGACACAGAAAATATCATCATTTTTCACTCTCTGGTTGTGTGGTGATGAGGTCTTAAGAGCAATGTTGTTTACTCTGGCTGTCAGGATCATGGCatgctgctctgccttctgtttGTAAGGATGAAGGCTCACACTTGCCCTTTTCACTGTGCAGGGTTGAGGAAAGCAGTTCAGAAACTATCAGAATTCGCTAAAGCAAAATTGTTACAGTGCATTTCCCACACCCAAGCAaatgtttctatataaggaaaaGAGTTTCGATTTACCTCTGAACATATAAGGAAGCCAAGCCAGACAGTCCTGTGCCCTTCTTACCATGGCTGGCTCAGagccaggacaggggcaccTCTTGGGCTTTGGAAGTTTCTCAATACCTGGAGATATTTCTATTGGCAGTTTACCAGAAGAACCCTCCTTGATCCTTGTGTACTTCAGAAGGAGCACAAAGGTGCTCAGGGCTTTTTGGGGTGTCTTAGCCAGGTGTAAGGGGCTTTCCTACATCTGTGCatggcttttgttttggttttgtatcatttgttattttctctttaatgcAAACCTTTTGCTTTATAAAACACACCCAAGGAGCCATCCAGCAATTATTCTAAGCCAttctgagcagggctggacacCCTCAGAATTTGATACATCTTTGCAGAGCTCATTACACGCTGGCCTCCTGTAAGATTGTATCACAAAATGAACTTTCATTATTAGGTCTGAGAAACCTAGAGAGAAGTCTGATGCGGTGAGAGAtgcagagcaaagctggagctcaCCTGCTGCTTACTGCAGTGGTTTATGAGGGCAGTTACTCCTTCCAGCACACCTGCTGAGTCTGATCCCTCAGGGTCGATGATGCTTCTCAAGGCCAGAGCCAGGGCACTGTTGGAAGGATCTGCAATTACACTTGGACTGTCCAGCATCTTTGTCTGCTTGTCAAGGTGCACAGTTTGCATGGACCTGTTCAGAGAGAAATGCACTGTGAGCAGACAATCAGTGAAGGACTGGCACTGGTGAGGGATGCGAGACACAAAGCTCAGTGTTGGATTGAATGTACTTCATACAGTCAGTTTCAGTGTTTTGTCATCATGTGCTTTGTGTAGGACAGAactttaaacaaacaaaacaagtttATACACTCTATCCCCCTGGAGAGAGCTTGCATCACACATATCAATACCTTTCATCTTGCAAATTTTAATGTGGATTTTAAACTGCACACTGGTGGGCTTTGCCTCTAATGGATTGAAACATAAACTCAAGGTAACTGAAGCACAACAAACAAGGAAAGGAACAGCTTTCATCAGACTGAGCTTACTTGGTAACACCTCTTGCCAGGCCAACATTGCAAGCACGCTTTCCTTTGAGACTGTTGATTATGCTGCTCTTTCCCACATTTGGGAagcctaaggaaaaaaaatcaataaatccTTGTAAGTTAAataagaaaacagctttttaacACTGATCAAAACAGCTTCTTCCAGGTATCTTCGCTAAGGTAAGCATCAGTGTGAGATCAGAGTTGGATCTGAAGTCTTCACTACAGAAGTAAGACAAAGAATGTATCCTCATTTCTCACACTTGTAGGATTTGTGGTGCTACattctgtgggatttttgtCAGGCATGAGGAAGGCAGTGCCAGTGGAGCACACATCCTGCCTTCCTTGTGCTCCCACAGATCCCCATGGAAGTGCACCATGGATCACTGTCAGCTGAAGTACAACAACACTGAGAGCTTTAGATCAAAGAACAGTGACTAGAAAGGTCACTAGCAAAGGTGTTAGCAGTTTTACCCAGTCTGTAATACAGCATCCAAAAGCTTTATGGGAGAAGGAAActcctcctttttctccaaaCACTTACCTACCACCCCAACCTGAATGGCTTTGTCTTGTGTCTTGCCATACTCTTGAAGCAGCTTCAAAAGGCATTTGCTTCCAAAATACTGAGAGGTTTCTGAGAAATCAACACGTGCACGTCTTTTTGTGACCTGTTCCTGCTACAGGattcaaaggcaaaaaaaccctgtggtCAGGAGCTATTAAGGAAGATAAAATATGGATACTTAGATTTATTCATCTACTGTAACTTCAGCGGTAAGAATTCCCCCACTGTACTGCAAAGCTCAGTCAAAGTGTAAAGGCACATCCATCAATCACAGAAGTGCAGTCAAACCGGGGAAAAGGGATTTTGAAGATGTTTCAACATGTATGACTGCAAACACATGAGTTTCTCATGGGACAGCCTGCAGTGCTCTTACCATAGTCTTGTCCTTCATCATTGTTGCTGACTTAAAAGCAACTGTTGGAAACTCCTTCTTCAAATAATTCAACCATTTCTCTATGTTGTCCTTTGGCACTAAATCTGGAAAGAAGAGCAGTTCTTTCACTCCTTAAATTAATCTTATCATGACAAATAATGTTTGGCTGTGAACTCTGGTATAACTGGGTACACTCCCCAAAGGCACAGAGTCTCTTTTTCTGCCCTAGCAGAACACATCACAGTTACATTTCTGGTCTCTGTACTAGGTTTTTAATGCTGGAGTCTTGCTAGAAGAATTTGTATGGTACAAAATTATGTTCTGTGAGGGATTATCCCACAATCCTTGCAAAGGCTACTTTACCACAAAGTTCCCTTTGCTCTTGTTGTTGTCCTtgctattttctttatttagttGCTGGTAACTTGGTAATTTCTAGCCTTTTTAGCGAGCTCAGAGTTGGATCTTATGTCTTCAATGGAATCTCAGATTCCTTTAAAATCCTCATAGCTCACCTACCACAGCACCACAGTGCCAGTAACACTTTGAGAAAACCTGTGTCTCTTACCAATTTTGTTCAGAACCAACAGCAGCTTTTTGTTTCCTCCAGAGCTGGTGACAGCTTGTTCCAGCTGAGGACAGCGGCAGCCCATTGGATCTCTGGCATCCAAAACCTCCAGAACCACATCTGAGGCGTCAAGCACCTGGCTCAGAAAAAAGACAAGAATCAAATAAGACATCACAGACCAGATCACAACTCTGGTACAGCTGTGGCTTACAAAAAGAGTTGTTAACACTTTCTGTTGTAAAATCCCTTACTTCAGTGTTCTGGCTCATCACAGAcaaaatttgtgttttaaacagtaatacaaaaaaaaaaaaaaaaaaggaaaataacaagtGGTCTTATTGCTGACTCTCACAGAACGATCTAAAAATAGTTAAAGCATTTCACCTTCGTGAGCTCCCTGCAGAATGATTTCTTAGAatttttattcagcttttttgtctttcctttagATCTGCCAGAGGATtcctaaaacaaataaaaaacaaaaaaaaaaaaggaaattattaaaagaGAATTAGTGTCAAATACTTGGGTGCATATTCAGCATGAAAATGTAACACCTAACATGCTGCTTAAGAAGGTGCAGTTTCAGGATGACTTCTACAGGTTCAAGCAATCAAAATCATTCAGGACCCCTacctttccctctgctttctccttGATTGTGGCTGCATTCTTTTTAGCTTCCAGCTTCCTCTTCTTTTCATGTTCTTTCTGTCTGTTGagcttctgcttttgtttcagtTCTTCAAGCTGATtgcaaacaaaaacccagatAAAAATCTTTGAAGGTGGTAAGGAAGAACGTTCTTTCTCCCCATTCCTGACCCAAGCTCCTGAGCCAGCTCAGTTAGAGGTCCTGACTCTgggaactctttttttttttcatcctacCCACCCAGAGGCAGCAATCCATGAACTTGATCCcaaaccagcagctctgcagcctccgCTGCAGGTGATAAAGGTGCTGCTCCCAAGTCACACCAGTCCACACTGTAGAGAGCAGATCCCCATTTTCTGTGTGATCACACAATACCACGATTGAACTCCCAGCACTGTGATGGGACATTTCTGTACCCCAGCACCACAGGGAACCCTGACTGCATTAGAAGTAACACTTCCAGCATGTTCATATGCAGAGCGAGGACACGAAGGtgaaaaattaaagagaaaatcatTGCACGCTGTacaaatctggattttttttttacttttccaaaGCAAGAGTCTATTGGGATTCTCTACAATCTGCCAGAACTGCACCTCAGAGTGCACACAAAGCTTCCTTAAAGAAAGGGATGGTCTCAGCTCTTGTCCTCTTTAGCACAAACTGTACCTCaccctctgctttctctgctccGCTTCCCGCAGAAGCTCTTCCTTAAACGGCGCCGCGCTGGGGATTCCGGGGTCCTTCTTGGGCTTTTTGTGTCCCCGTTTCTTGGCCTCCTTCCTGACTTTTCGGTGGTGCTCTCTGATCTGAAGACACGCACAAGAAAACTCTCTCAGCCTAAGGCCAAACCCTTCACCGTACCGGCCCCAAAGCGCCCAACGGGGCCCGCGCTGGGCCGGGCCTCACCTTCTTCTGGATCTTGTAGCGCTTGTGGCAGCTCAGCCTCTTGCTCGCCTTCCTCAGCTCTGCAACGCAGCGCGCCCGTCAGCACCGACACCCGCACCCCGCACTgagctcccgccgccgccgccgctcccccgagcccccgccgcccgcgcctTCCATCGCTGCCGCTCGCTTGGCCACGGGCGGCCGCCAGCCCACGGGGCCGGGCCggcaccctcctccccctgcccggTGCCCGGcccttctctccctgcctgcccggTGCCCGGCCCTCTCCGCCCTGCCCGGTGCTCGGCCCGGTGCCCTGCCTGCCCGGTGCCCTCCCCGGCCCGGCGCTCACTCGGCCGCTTCATGGCGCCGCCACGTGCTCCCGCCGGCGGGCGCTGCCGTAAAGCgcgccggcgctgccccgccggGGTGTCGCGCGGGCTCGGCGCGTTGGGCGGCTGGGCGCGCTttgcggcagcggcggcggcggcaccggcggTGTCGGGACGGGCGGTACCGGCGGgacgggccgggccgggccgggcggacCCCGCGCACCCACCCCGGGTCGGCCGCGGCTGCGGGAGGCGGAGCGGAGCCGGCGGGGTGAGCGGCGCGGGTGGGGCGCGGGCCGAAGCTTGGAGGCCGCTGCCTCCCTTTGTGTGGCGGCGCCGCCCGAGCGCgcagcggccccgccgcgccgggcccggggcgcCGAGCGCCGCCCGCCCCTGTCACCTGCCGCGGGCCTAGGCCGTGTCGCCGTCCCGGTCTCCGGCCGCTGGCCCGGGTGCGCCTGAGCCCTTCGCGCCCCGTTCCCGCCGGGTTCCCGGTCccggcgccgggccgggcccgcggggTGACaggggccgctcccggggcgggcccggggaCGGCCGCGGGTCCTGCCCGCTGTggcggcagcgcggggcgggcccgggaCACCGTCCTGCCCGCCCGGTGCCGGGACGGGGATTTCCTTTGTCTCCTGCCGGCAATAACACCTCACCTCCCGGGCAGGGGCTCCGGCGCTTCGGGGAGATTACACGTTTCCAATCTTTGTTTCTTGTCTCGGTGTTGATGAAACGATGGATGTGTTATCCCTCTCGCTTTTTCGCCAGCTTTGCCCTTTTGCAGTGCCTAGTTGCTGCCAGCCCTCTCTTCCCGTCCCGTAGCAGGTTTCAATGGGATCGGTAACCGGGGAAATTCTGACTGCGCTTCCCTCCCTTGTTCCCTTTGCTAAATTTACCATGTTTCGCGGTTTTGGTGAAACGTGGGAGATCCTGATAGCAATAAGTACTACCCGTGGTATCTATTGGCTTTTAGCTCTCCTCTGCCTAGAGGCAGAAAATGAACCGTGTGCTGGAAtgcattgttttattttaactgtaTTGTGTCCGATGTGTGTAAAACGTTCGTGTAGGGAGCCTGGAGGAGATGCCACTCGTGGTCCTCCTGTACATCCTTTGGGAGAGACGACTTTTCCCCCGTTGTGTATATCTGTATACCTGTGAATTAGTAATGGCCAGAGCATTTCTTGCTGTAGTTTTGTGACATTTTTATGTCTGGTGGGGCCAATTACCAAGGAGATGCTCGAGCTCCTGTTGCATTGGAGGTGGGTCCCTGGTAGCGGTGGAGATTCTTGGTGTGACTCCTGAGAGAATTGTGAGCCAGCGGTGCAATTGCAGAAGAAACTGTGGGAGAGAGGTTCTTCAGTAAAACCCTGTGTTTCAGTGCTCAGCTGAGCTCTCTGTGCTTAGTGTGGAGTGTGGCAATCCAGGGAGAAGTTTGTTTTGCTGCCTCACCTTCAGTGAGAGTGTTACATCAGCAGCTCTA
This portion of the Prinia subflava isolate CZ2003 ecotype Zambia chromosome 14, Cam_Psub_1.2, whole genome shotgun sequence genome encodes:
- the GNL3 gene encoding guanine nucleotide-binding protein-like 3 encodes the protein MKRPKLRKASKRLSCHKRYKIQKKIREHHRKVRKEAKKRGHKKPKKDPGIPSAAPFKEELLREAEQRKQRLEELKQKQKLNRQKEHEKKRKLEAKKNAATIKEKAEGKESSGRSKGKTKKLNKNSKKSFCRELTKVLDASDVVLEVLDARDPMGCRCPQLEQAVTSSGGNKKLLLVLNKIDLVPKDNIEKWLNYLKKEFPTVAFKSATMMKDKTMQEQVTKRRARVDFSETSQYFGSKCLLKLLQEYGKTQDKAIQVGVVGFPNVGKSSIINSLKGKRACNVGLARGVTKSMQTVHLDKQTKMLDSPSVIADPSNSALALALRSIIDPEGSDSAGVLEGVTALINHCSKQQVMMHYNIPDFRDPEEFLSLLAQKRGMLKKGGVPDIENMAKLVLCDWTGAKIKYYSQPPEVQKPPPYLTEQKIAEMQEGFNLDNLEQQNSNTVQALKHPSPASSIAFQSAGMTNGTIEENKVIEEASERGNMETSKEEEEEEEEEQEFTESDDDDNMEEEDDDDDVKEESQDQVTRKAKPGKRQRTPTNSKEQRAGNERSRSLSISLDKPADEDDAYDFNTDYV